The Streptococcus viridans genome contains the following window.
CTCCATCAGCCAACCATGCAAGAACGCGGTCTTCTTTCAAAGTTACTTGGTTTTCTTCAACAAGTGGATTGTAAGTTCCAACTGTTTCGATGAAACGTCCATCACGTGGTGAACGTGAATCTGCTACGTTGATACGGTAGTAAGGTTTTTTCTTAGAACCCATACGAGTCAAACGAATTTTAACTGCCATTTTTATAAGTCTCTTTTCTATATTTTAATTTTCGGTGAAATAGACAAGCTATTTAGCACATGATCTATTATAACACATTTTATAGACCTGTCAAGAAAAAAACTTGACACTATTAAAAAAATTTTAATCGATCTCAAAGTAATAAGATCCTTCATTTTTGGAATCCGATTCAATCACATAGTTGCCAGGGGGAAGACCGGATACATCCAAGTGCTTCCCTTCAAATTCTTTGGCGAGGGAAGTCACTGTGATGGTAAAGGAAAATCCCTTAATTTGGCGGTAGGTAGCATAATTTAAAGTCAGAATTCCTCGAAGATCCGTTTCTCCAGCTTTCTCGGCAGCTAGCAAGTCTCTTGCTAACTGATCTTCAAAATCGGGATTTTGAATTGGTAACTGGAGACGAATCTCACTTACCTCGAGGCCCTGTTGATGGAATCGATCTTTTATCTCTTGCTTTAATTGTTTAAATCCTTTAGATTCCGTAAAGGCTCTTTCGAAGAACGGAGCTACTAACCAACTGTTGTAATGTTGAGCTAGTTCTCCTGCCGTGTCATAGTTTTTCCCAGTTTCTTCTTTTGATAGATGAGTTGCATCGGGAAAGTCAAACTGAACCGTCTTTCCCTCAACTCTTTCTTGATAGGTATAAGCATATTTGGTCGACATCCCATGGAGTTTAGCTGCTTTAAAATGTAGGTCTCCTTTAAATCCCGCTTCCTGATAAAAGCCAAAAATTTGCTCTTGGATTTCTTTTTCTTCTTGATTAGTAAAATAAAAGAGAATACAAATCAAGAGAGCGACCACTGTGAAGAATGCACGAACCAGGTAGCCGACCCATTTCTTCATGTTGAATGGTATTTGTTTAAATATATTCATTTATCCATAATAACAAAAAACTAGCCCGAGAGCTAGTTTGTAATGGAATGAAATTTGAACAAAGCTTGTTCATTTACTTAAAGAAACGCTTATATTTGATGTTCCTCCACATCACCGCTGCACTCTATCCATGGATATTCCCTGATCAGATAGGACCAAAAGTGATACCACTCCTCTTTCTGATAGCTAATAGCGAGATAGTATTCCTTGTAGTCAAAATCCCTTAACACAAGAAAATACTTAGGAGGAAGAAGTGATTTGTTTCTACCAGAGTATCTACTATAACTATACTTTTGAAATTTCTGAAGTTGGATTTTCCAAATGTCCTCATCTATTCTCAGATAGTCGAAACAAGACCGATAGGTTATCAAATAGCCCTTATATACTAGTAATTTCAACCTCGGTTCTCTGAATTCCGCTTCCTTCTCTATTTCCCGCAAAGAGATTGATTCGATCCATTCCTGTGAAAACTCTCTGCCTCTTCTGCTTGTTTTACAAATCAGACGAACAAATTCGAATACTTGCCGAATGAGAATGAAAGAAACCGTGCAGCCAAGCATGATCCACGCTCGAAACCCTTTTCTTTCCTGGATAGTAGCTTGGTCCCAATCCATCCCATTCAACGAGCATAACAGATAGAAAGCTGCACCAGCTAATAGGAGGATATAAGCTAGTCGAATAAGAAATTGAAAAAATAAACTCTTTCTAATCATTTATCCCCGTTTACACTCTCCTTC
Protein-coding sequences here:
- the rpsP gene encoding 30S ribosomal protein S16, whose amino-acid sequence is MAVKIRLTRMGSKKKPYYRINVADSRSPRDGRFIETVGTYNPLVEENQVTLKEDRVLAWLADGAQPSDTVRNILSKEGVLKKFHDSKFSK